A single genomic interval of Brevinematia bacterium harbors:
- a CDS encoding class II fumarate hydratase, with translation MEKIGEGLEEYRVEKDTLGEVKIPSSAYWGAQTQRALENFRISPYRMPKEIIRAIAVIKYSAAEVNSQLGLLDRRYAECIKSASEEIIYGEDFSNFPVDVFQTGSGTSTNMNVNEVISTRANEILTGVRRTTYPIHPNDHVNMGQSSNDVIPSSIRMAVAVLIETDLLPKLNVLKETILSKSYQFRDIIKTGRTHLMDAVPISFGQEFSGWAKQIENGIEGIKGVFSRLLKLPIGGTAVGTGLNSHPEFSEKVVKVISQKIGFPFVSAENKFECIASMDIANEVSGYLKTIAGALMKISNDIRLMNSGPSSGFNEITIPSLQPGSSIMPGKVNPVIPEAVRMVCAKVIGNDTTISISCSLGEFELNVMLPVIGFCLVESITLLSNASYVLAKKVIDGIKVNKNKVKEVLEKNTAVITVLAPLLGYEKSAEVYKKCLNEGKSIAQVLLEEKLVPPDKISEYLDFRKMV, from the coding sequence ATGGAGAAAATAGGGGAAGGATTGGAAGAATATAGGGTTGAGAAGGATACGTTAGGAGAGGTTAAGATTCCGTCTAGTGCTTATTGGGGGGCTCAGACTCAAAGAGCCTTGGAAAACTTTAGAATAAGCCCATATAGGATGCCAAAAGAGATAATCAGAGCTATAGCTGTTATAAAGTATTCTGCTGCTGAAGTTAATTCGCAACTTGGTCTTTTAGATAGAAGGTATGCGGAGTGTATCAAGAGTGCGTCGGAGGAGATAATTTACGGTGAAGATTTTTCTAACTTTCCTGTTGATGTTTTTCAGACAGGTAGTGGTACTTCAACTAATATGAATGTGAATGAAGTGATATCTACTAGAGCTAATGAAATTCTAACAGGCGTAAGGAGGACAACTTATCCTATTCATCCGAATGATCATGTAAATATGGGACAATCTTCAAACGATGTCATACCTTCTTCCATAAGGATGGCGGTTGCAGTTCTTATTGAGACAGATCTTTTGCCTAAGCTGAATGTTCTGAAAGAGACAATACTCTCAAAGTCCTACCAGTTTAGAGACATAATAAAGACTGGTAGGACACATTTGATGGATGCAGTTCCTATATCTTTTGGTCAGGAGTTTTCGGGTTGGGCTAAACAGATTGAAAATGGTATTGAGGGTATAAAGGGGGTTTTCTCAAGGCTTTTGAAATTGCCAATAGGTGGTACTGCGGTAGGAACAGGGTTAAACTCTCATCCGGAATTTTCGGAAAAAGTGGTGAAGGTGATTTCCCAGAAGATAGGCTTTCCCTTTGTTTCTGCGGAGAATAAGTTTGAGTGTATAGCGAGTATGGACATTGCAAACGAAGTTTCTGGATATCTTAAGACGATTGCTGGAGCTCTTATGAAGATATCAAACGATATAAGACTTATGAACAGTGGTCCTAGTTCTGGGTTTAATGAGATAACTATTCCTTCGTTACAGCCTGGTTCTTCTATAATGCCTGGTAAAGTTAATCCAGTTATACCTGAGGCTGTAAGGATGGTTTGTGCAAAAGTGATTGGTAATGATACAACAATTTCAATCTCTTGTTCTCTAGGAGAATTTGAGCTGAATGTGATGTTACCCGTAATAGGTTTTTGCTTAGTAGAGTCAATAACATTGCTTTCTAATGCTTCGTATGTGTTGGCTAAAAAGGTGATTGATGGTATAAAAGTGAATAAGAATAAGGTGAAAGAGGTTCTTGAGAAAAATACAGCAGTTATTACTGTTTTAGCTCCACTATTAGGATACGAGAAATCTGCTGAGGTGTATAAAAAGTGTTTAAACGAAGGTAAATCCATAGCCCAAGTATTGCTTGAGGAAAAACTTGTTCCTCCTGATAAGATATCCGAATACCTTGATTTCAGGAAGATGGTATAA
- a CDS encoding 2-oxoacid:acceptor oxidoreductase family protein yields the protein MESRIIISGFGGQGVLSAGIILCYGAMFAGMYPTFFPSYGAEQRGGTSNCTVIIDDHEVASPITQSPNIVVCFNQPSVAKFESWVEKGGVLLYNSSLVNVPPSRKDIRVFHIDANTVALGLGDLRFVNMVMLGGLVSIVKLYDFNFLLQGIEKFFSEKGKKKLIEFNKKAAKVGYDYFQ from the coding sequence ATGGAAAGTAGAATAATAATTTCGGGTTTTGGTGGTCAGGGAGTTTTGTCTGCTGGGATAATTCTTTGTTATGGGGCGATGTTTGCTGGGATGTATCCGACTTTCTTTCCTTCATATGGTGCGGAGCAGAGAGGTGGAACTTCTAACTGCACTGTGATAATAGATGATCATGAGGTTGCATCTCCTATAACTCAGTCTCCTAATATTGTTGTGTGTTTTAACCAGCCTTCTGTAGCAAAATTTGAGTCGTGGGTTGAAAAGGGTGGTGTATTACTTTACAATTCTTCTTTAGTTAACGTTCCTCCGAGCAGGAAGGACATAAGAGTTTTTCACATAGATGCGAATACTGTTGCTCTAGGCCTTGGGGATCTTAGGTTTGTCAATATGGTGATGCTGGGTGGATTAGTTTCAATAGTTAAGCTTTACGATTTTAATTTCCTTTTGCAGGGGATTGAAAAGTTTTTCTCTGAGAAGGGGAAGAAAAAACTTATAGAGTTTAACAAGAAGGCTGCAAAGGTTGGATATGATTATTTTCAGTAG